A genomic window from Flavobacteriales bacterium includes:
- a CDS encoding DUF58 domain-containing protein — METSELLKRVRKIELKTRGLSNQIFSGQYHSAFKGRGMAFSEVREYQMGDDVRTIDWNVTARAGDPYVKVFEEERELTVMLLVDVSGSGDFGSKGMLKRQLMTEICAVLSFSAIQNNDKVGIIFFSDRIEKFIPPKKGKSHILRIIRELIDFTPEHKGTNLSEALRYLTNVVKKRSIAFLLTDFMDKNYSDALKLANKKHDLVAIRVYDHLEQEIPNVGLLPITDAETGQMVWLDTSNKETRTKLKANSLRFEAELKDTLMKSGVDMAQVRTDGSYVVPLMNLFKRRGA; from the coding sequence ATGGAAACGTCAGAGCTTTTAAAACGCGTACGTAAGATTGAGTTAAAGACCAGAGGTCTGAGCAATCAGATATTCTCAGGTCAATATCACTCTGCCTTCAAAGGGCGTGGTATGGCTTTTTCTGAAGTGCGCGAATACCAAATGGGTGATGATGTGCGGACCATTGATTGGAACGTGACGGCTCGTGCTGGTGATCCGTATGTAAAGGTTTTTGAGGAAGAGCGGGAACTGACCGTGATGTTGTTGGTGGACGTGAGCGGATCGGGCGATTTTGGTTCTAAAGGAATGCTGAAACGCCAGTTGATGACAGAAATATGTGCAGTGCTTTCGTTTTCTGCCATTCAGAATAACGATAAAGTGGGTATTATTTTCTTCAGCGATCGAATTGAAAAATTCATTCCACCTAAGAAAGGAAAGAGCCACATTCTGCGCATCATCCGCGAGCTGATTGATTTTACTCCCGAGCACAAAGGCACCAATTTGAGTGAAGCTTTACGTTATCTGACCAACGTTGTAAAGAAGCGAAGTATCGCCTTCTTGCTTACCGATTTCATGGATAAGAATTATTCTGATGCGCTGAAATTGGCCAATAAGAAGCACGATCTGGTGGCCATTCGTGTTTACGATCATTTAGAGCAGGAAATTCCGAATGTTGGTTTGCTTCCGATTACCGATGCGGAAACGGGACAGATGGTTTGGTTAGATACATCAAACAAGGAAACACGCACAAAACTGAAGGCAAACAGCTTGCGTTTCGAGGCTGAGCTGAAAGATACATTGATGAAATCGGGTGTGGATATGGCTCAAGTAAGAACCGATGGTTCGTATGTTGTTCCGTTGATGAACTTGTTTAAACGAAGAGGAGCGTGA
- a CDS encoding gliding motility-associated C-terminal domain-containing protein — translation MKVRAQFALLAIWGLLSVLLFSNAGAQTLIINEVSNGANGNKEFVEFVVADENLSFDCSNNAPPCIDIRGWIFDDNSGYHGSGGIANGALRFSYDPLWACVPVGTIILVYNDADPGLSVPPDDLNLADGNCRIVAPISDSFLFEHNFTTPGAASCSYPSSGWIAGGDWTFTFLANSGDCARLVDLSGCEVFSVCWASCSNNTLIYFDSFGSGSQKVWYFNGGDPNNQANWSEGSASSGGDETPGLPNNAANAAYIGQFNNNCVPVTALQVNGSSTDSQCGACSGTASVLASGSIPGYTYNWTASNYSSLGIQTATATGLCSGNYHCIVSSSIGCSDTVDVTVLDDGSGFSSTELMDVCQGITVTYPDGTLEVVTANTSHISTLISSSGCDSIVTTNVSVVSGFTSSENVDVCSGTTVVYPDGTSELISANTSHVSALTSSSGCDSTVTTNVSIVAGFTSSETVDVCAGTIVFYPDGTSELIVLSTSHVSALITSAGCDSTVTTNVSVVAGFISTENMNVCAGATVVYPDGTSEVIAASTVHISALITNAGCDSVVTTNVSVVAGFTTTENLNVCGGTTVVYPDGTSELITANTSHISALTSSAGCDSIITTNVSLSTGFMGNENLTVCAGTTVTYPDGSTETVLTNTNHTSIWPNGSGCDSVVVTQVTVNQSTLSRTSFDLCLGSDYTFPDGTVLDSLTQEISHTSTLTSTNGCDSILVITLRPTAQLVPAFTFDPQKPTTDLNTVTFQALSPDGIRNWTIVDETGMLLMESVEDSFDITLPNDLPHTFHVCLEVNADGCVGQTCDSLILKPDLTVYIPNAFTPHMPGQENGINDVFLPIISGAFVHSYTLHIYNRWGEEIFTSTDPKQGWDGYFKGALTDQAVYAYSLSFSVVPLTFVHQYTGHVTVVR, via the coding sequence ATGAAGGTAAGAGCGCAGTTCGCCTTGTTGGCTATTTGGGGGTTGCTGTCGGTCTTGCTTTTTAGCAACGCGGGTGCTCAAACGCTGATTATAAATGAGGTTTCGAACGGTGCGAACGGGAACAAGGAATTTGTAGAATTCGTTGTAGCAGACGAAAACCTTTCGTTCGATTGCAGCAATAATGCCCCGCCCTGCATTGATATCCGAGGTTGGATATTCGATGACAATTCGGGCTACCACGGTTCGGGCGGAATTGCAAATGGCGCTTTACGTTTTTCTTACGACCCGCTTTGGGCCTGTGTTCCGGTGGGAACCATCATTCTGGTTTACAACGATGCCGATCCAGGGCTTTCTGTTCCTCCTGATGATCTGAACTTAGCGGACGGCAATTGTCGTATAGTTGCTCCTATCAGTGATAGCTTTCTATTTGAACACAATTTCACGACTCCTGGCGCTGCCAGTTGCAGTTATCCTTCCTCAGGTTGGATAGCAGGAGGCGATTGGACTTTCACTTTCTTGGCAAATTCGGGAGATTGTGCGCGCTTGGTCGACCTTTCTGGTTGCGAAGTTTTCTCGGTCTGTTGGGCTTCTTGCTCCAATAACACGCTCATCTATTTCGATTCTTTCGGCTCTGGCTCTCAGAAAGTGTGGTATTTCAATGGTGGAGACCCTAACAACCAAGCCAATTGGAGCGAAGGTTCCGCTTCTAGCGGAGGCGATGAAACACCTGGATTACCGAACAATGCAGCCAACGCAGCGTACATTGGACAATTCAACAATAATTGTGTGCCCGTTACTGCATTGCAGGTAAATGGCAGCAGCACCGATAGTCAGTGTGGTGCTTGCTCGGGCACTGCCTCGGTTTTGGCATCGGGTTCCATTCCCGGTTACACCTATAATTGGACAGCCAGCAATTATTCGTCATTAGGCATACAAACAGCTACAGCAACAGGTTTATGTTCGGGAAACTATCACTGCATTGTCAGCTCTTCCATTGGTTGTTCAGACACGGTTGACGTGACTGTATTGGACGATGGTTCGGGCTTCAGCAGCACAGAACTAATGGATGTCTGTCAAGGAATTACCGTTACTTATCCAGATGGAACATTGGAAGTCGTTACAGCCAACACCAGTCATATTTCCACTTTAATAAGTAGTTCTGGTTGCGATTCGATAGTTACCACAAACGTTTCAGTAGTCAGTGGTTTTACTTCAAGCGAAAACGTGGATGTTTGTAGTGGAACAACAGTGGTTTATCCTGACGGAACGTCTGAACTGATTTCTGCGAACACTAGCCACGTTTCTGCCCTAACAAGTAGTTCAGGTTGCGATTCTACCGTTACCACAAATGTTTCCATTGTGGCTGGTTTCACTTCAAGCGAAACCGTGGATGTTTGTGCAGGAACAATAGTCTTCTATCCTGATGGGACATCCGAACTCATTGTATTAAGCACCTCACACGTTTCGGCTTTGATAACAAGTGCAGGATGCGATTCTACCGTGACCACGAACGTTTCAGTTGTAGCAGGATTTATTTCTACCGAAAACATGAATGTTTGTGCTGGAGCAACGGTCGTCTATCCAGATGGAACATCGGAAGTCATTGCAGCAAGTACTGTGCATATTTCAGCTTTAATTACCAATGCTGGATGCGATTCTGTCGTTACCACGAACGTTTCTGTGGTGGCCGGATTCACAACGACCGAAAACCTGAATGTATGTGGAGGAACAACTGTTGTCTATCCTGATGGAACATCGGAACTAATTACTGCGAACACTTCGCACATTTCGGCCCTTACATCCAGTGCTGGATGCGATTCTATCATTACAACGAATGTTTCATTATCAACCGGTTTTATGGGGAATGAAAACTTGACGGTCTGCGCTGGAACAACTGTCACGTATCCAGATGGATCGACAGAAACGGTACTTACCAATACGAACCACACTTCCATTTGGCCAAACGGTTCTGGTTGCGATTCGGTAGTGGTAACGCAAGTAACGGTCAATCAATCTACGCTTAGCCGTACCAGCTTTGATCTCTGTTTAGGTTCAGACTATACCTTCCCAGATGGAACCGTGCTCGATTCACTCACACAAGAAATTAGCCACACCAGTACGTTAACGAGCACGAATGGCTGCGACAGTATTCTGGTCATCACCTTGCGACCAACAGCTCAATTGGTTCCTGCTTTCACATTCGATCCGCAAAAACCAACTACAGATCTGAACACGGTCACGTTCCAAGCATTGTCACCTGATGGTATTCGCAATTGGACCATCGTAGATGAAACAGGAATGTTGCTAATGGAAAGCGTTGAGGATAGTTTCGACATCACGCTTCCGAATGATCTGCCGCATACGTTCCATGTTTGTTTAGAAGTGAATGCAGATGGTTGCGTTGGCCAAACCTGCGATAGTTTGATTCTGAAACCTGATCTTACGGTTTACATTCCGAACGCGTTCACGCCTCACATGCCTGGCCAAGAGAATGGGATAAACGATGTGTTCCTGCCCATTATTAGCGGAGCTTTTGTCCATAGCTACACGCTCCATATCTACAATAGATGGGGCGAAGAGATCTTTACCAGCACCGATCCTAAACAAGGTTGGGATGGCTACTTCAAAGGCGCATTGACCGATCAGGCCGTTTATGCCTATTCACTCTCATTTTCAGTGGTTCCGCTCACCTTTGTACATCAATACACAGGCCACGTGACTGTAGTAAGATGA
- a CDS encoding AAA family ATPase, with the protein MTDIKQINEMIEKESAFVDIVTMEMDKVIVGQRHMVESLLIGLLSKGHILLEGVPGLAKTLAINTLASTISAGFSRIQFTPDLLPADLVGTMIYNQKTGSFDVRKGPLFSNFILADEINRAPAKVQSALLEAMQEKQVTIGDTTFKMEEPFLVMATMNPIEQEGTYPLPEAQVDRFMLKVVITYPNKADEAQIIRHNLAGEFPKANSVLKPEDILKAREVVRQVYMDEKIEKYIVDIVFASRYPAENGLAKLKDLISFGGSPRASIALAKAAKAYAFIKRRGYVIPEDVRAVCNDVLRHRIGLTYEAEAENITSEEIIADILNTVEVP; encoded by the coding sequence ATGACAGACATCAAGCAGATCAACGAGATGATCGAGAAGGAAAGTGCCTTTGTCGATATCGTCACCATGGAAATGGACAAGGTGATCGTAGGACAAAGACACATGGTGGAAAGCCTCCTGATCGGTCTGTTATCAAAAGGACACATTCTATTAGAAGGTGTTCCTGGACTGGCAAAAACGCTTGCCATCAACACACTTGCATCAACCATCAGCGCTGGATTCAGTAGAATTCAGTTTACGCCCGATCTGCTTCCAGCGGATTTGGTCGGAACGATGATCTACAATCAGAAAACAGGTTCTTTTGATGTTCGCAAAGGACCATTGTTCTCCAATTTTATTCTTGCGGATGAGATCAACCGTGCTCCTGCTAAAGTGCAAAGTGCGCTGCTTGAGGCAATGCAGGAAAAGCAAGTGACCATCGGTGATACGACCTTTAAAATGGAGGAACCATTCTTGGTAATGGCCACCATGAACCCGATTGAGCAGGAGGGAACCTATCCGCTTCCAGAAGCGCAAGTTGACCGTTTCATGCTGAAAGTGGTCATCACGTATCCGAATAAAGCCGATGAAGCGCAGATCATCCGTCACAATTTGGCAGGTGAATTTCCTAAAGCCAATTCGGTGTTGAAGCCAGAAGATATTCTAAAAGCCCGCGAAGTGGTTCGTCAGGTTTACATGGATGAGAAGATTGAGAAATACATCGTGGATATTGTTTTCGCCAGTCGTTATCCTGCAGAGAATGGTCTTGCTAAACTGAAAGACCTGATCAGCTTCGGTGGTTCGCCTCGTGCAAGCATCGCTTTGGCCAAAGCGGCTAAAGCCTATGCTTTCATTAAGCGAAGAGGCTACGTTATTCCGGAAGATGTTCGTGCTGTCTGTAACGATGTGTTGCGTCACCGTATTGGACTAACTTACGAAGCAGAGGCAGAAAACATCACTTCTGAAGAGATCATTGCTGATATTCTGAACACGGTAGAAGTTCCGTAA
- a CDS encoding tetratricopeptide repeat protein has product MIRKLDISKFKSLHDLLQSQTLWVGRVRASLAMMFLLFGFITAAFAQEPNDLITKGNAKYKEGNFGEAEMTYREGQEAGADAFISGFNLGDALFKQERYEEAASAFQALPNLTEDKEQKAAAFHNLGNAYLKAKKYPESVDAFKQSLRNNPQDLDTKYNLAYAKRMLQQEQEQEQQQQDQNKDDQKDQEKKDDQQQKQDQQKQDEKKDDEQKQDQQQQQDDQQQEQKEQEQPKEGEISKEDAERMLDALNQDEKKIRDRLEDQKVKKVSKGTIEKDW; this is encoded by the coding sequence GTGATCAGAAAATTAGACATATCGAAATTCAAGTCATTGCACGATTTGCTGCAATCGCAAACTCTTTGGGTTGGTCGCGTTCGTGCATCTTTGGCTATGATGTTCTTGTTGTTTGGATTCATTACAGCAGCATTCGCTCAAGAACCGAATGACCTTATTACCAAAGGAAACGCAAAGTACAAGGAAGGTAATTTCGGTGAAGCTGAAATGACCTATCGTGAAGGGCAGGAAGCGGGAGCGGATGCCTTTATTTCGGGCTTCAATTTGGGCGATGCACTCTTCAAACAAGAACGATACGAAGAAGCGGCCAGCGCATTTCAGGCGTTGCCAAATCTTACCGAGGACAAGGAACAGAAAGCAGCAGCATTTCACAATTTGGGTAATGCATACTTAAAGGCCAAGAAATATCCTGAAAGTGTAGACGCCTTTAAACAATCGTTGCGCAATAATCCACAAGATCTGGATACAAAGTATAATTTGGCTTACGCCAAACGTATGTTGCAGCAAGAGCAAGAGCAAGAGCAACAGCAGCAAGATCAGAATAAAGACGATCAAAAAGATCAGGAGAAGAAGGACGACCAGCAACAGAAGCAAGATCAGCAAAAGCAGGACGAGAAGAAGGATGATGAGCAAAAGCAGGATCAACAGCAACAACAAGATGATCAGCAGCAAGAACAAAAAGAACAGGAGCAGCCGAAAGAGGGTGAGATTTCCAAAGAAGACGCTGAGCGGATGCTAGATGCGCTGAATCAGGATGAAAAGAAGATCCGCGACCGATTGGAAGATCAAAAAGTGAAGAAAGTATCGAAGGGTACTATTGAGAAAGATTGGTAA
- a CDS encoding VWA domain-containing protein: protein MFRFANEIWLYALLVIPVLVLVFWFNARWRKRVLQQLGDLSIIETLIPTFSKVLPRWKRFLFTLAVAFVLVGMSNPQIGTKYEEVKREGFELMVCLDVSNSMLAEDLTPNRLERAKQAISRLVDRLKNDKIGVIVFAGDAYIQLPMTVDHSAAKLFLRSIDTDIVPTQGTAIGKAIELAMTSFSANSKANRSIIVITDGENHEDDALEQAAAAAEQGIKVHTIGIGSIDGTPIPVYQRGQMMGYRKDRAGNTVVTKLNETMLQQIAAAGGGTYVRANNSRTGLNVLMDELEGMQREEFDSKMFTSYEDRFQYFFGVALLLLLIELLLPSRKLKVFGGLNLFKAK, encoded by the coding sequence ATGTTCCGATTTGCGAACGAAATATGGTTGTATGCGCTGCTGGTAATTCCAGTGCTTGTGCTTGTTTTCTGGTTCAATGCCAGATGGCGCAAACGCGTATTGCAACAATTGGGCGACCTCAGCATCATCGAAACGCTCATTCCAACATTTTCCAAAGTGCTTCCGCGTTGGAAACGCTTTCTTTTCACCTTGGCAGTTGCATTCGTTTTGGTTGGTATGTCAAATCCGCAGATCGGAACCAAGTATGAAGAAGTAAAACGTGAAGGATTTGAACTGATGGTCTGTTTGGATGTTTCCAATAGTATGTTGGCTGAAGACCTTACACCAAACCGATTGGAACGGGCGAAACAAGCTATTTCCCGATTGGTTGATCGGTTGAAGAACGATAAGATCGGAGTGATCGTGTTTGCTGGCGATGCATACATCCAACTTCCGATGACGGTCGATCATTCAGCAGCGAAACTTTTCCTTCGTTCCATCGATACGGATATTGTTCCAACTCAAGGAACTGCTATTGGTAAAGCCATTGAACTGGCCATGACTTCTTTCAGTGCCAATTCAAAGGCAAACAGATCCATTATTGTTATTACCGATGGAGAGAATCACGAAGATGACGCATTGGAACAAGCAGCCGCTGCGGCAGAACAGGGAATTAAAGTGCATACCATCGGCATTGGCTCTATTGACGGAACTCCGATTCCTGTCTATCAGCGTGGTCAAATGATGGGTTATCGAAAAGATCGAGCAGGAAATACAGTGGTTACGAAGCTGAATGAAACCATGCTGCAGCAGATAGCAGCGGCAGGCGGAGGAACATATGTTCGCGCTAACAACAGTCGAACAGGTCTGAATGTCTTGATGGACGAGTTGGAAGGCATGCAGCGCGAAGAGTTTGATAGCAAGATGTTTACTAGCTACGAAGACCGTTTCCAATATTTCTTTGGAGTGGCGCTGTTGCTGTTGTTGATTGAGCTGCTGTTACCTTCGCGCAAATTGAAAGTGTTTGGTGGATTGAACCTTTTTAAAGCTAAATAG
- a CDS encoding Gfo/Idh/MocA family oxidoreductase, producing the protein MKKTIKLCVVGLGRAGNFHLTSIKQLDNLELHSVVDTNVELAMETAEKWGCKWSTDLVDLLNDEDLDAVVVASPTDAHFDYIVQALSAGKHVFTEKPVGHTVKEIKTCFALAREHGKALHLGFQRRLDKNFVALKRRLPELGAAKIVKASSRDNPKPSYEYLSISGNIFHDMLIHDFDMLMFLFGAQVPQTVFAAGHTYDATIKGFNDYDTVLVSIKFANGLVCSIDTSRTSAYGYDQRIEVFGEKGMATVDNERNNAVNVYTEAGGNHEPFNYSFPQRYKDAYLEELLQFSEGIQNGVFTNVAETECVLSHELADAALESIKAGEAIDFKAFTGRN; encoded by the coding sequence ATGAAAAAGACCATCAAACTATGCGTTGTAGGCCTAGGCAGAGCCGGCAATTTCCATCTCACTTCCATCAAACAATTGGATAATCTTGAGTTGCATTCGGTTGTTGATACCAATGTGGAATTGGCAATGGAAACAGCTGAAAAATGGGGATGCAAATGGAGTACTGATCTTGTCGACTTATTAAACGATGAAGATCTGGATGCCGTGGTTGTTGCATCTCCAACAGATGCTCATTTCGATTATATCGTTCAGGCACTTTCGGCCGGAAAACATGTGTTTACTGAAAAACCTGTTGGGCATACAGTAAAGGAGATCAAAACCTGTTTTGCCTTGGCTCGTGAGCACGGTAAAGCCTTGCATTTGGGTTTTCAACGAAGGCTCGATAAGAATTTTGTTGCCTTAAAAAGGCGTTTGCCAGAATTAGGCGCAGCCAAAATTGTGAAGGCAAGTTCAAGGGATAATCCGAAGCCGTCTTATGAATATCTGAGCATTTCTGGCAATATCTTTCATGATATGCTTATTCATGATTTTGATATGCTCATGTTCCTTTTTGGAGCGCAAGTACCTCAAACGGTATTCGCGGCAGGTCATACTTATGATGCCACAATCAAAGGTTTCAATGATTATGATACAGTTCTAGTGTCTATCAAATTTGCTAACGGATTGGTCTGTTCCATTGATACGAGTCGAACATCAGCCTATGGTTATGACCAACGAATTGAAGTGTTCGGAGAAAAAGGAATGGCCACCGTTGATAATGAGCGAAATAATGCGGTGAACGTTTACACCGAGGCAGGTGGAAACCACGAGCCCTTCAATTATTCGTTTCCTCAGCGTTACAAGGATGCATATTTGGAAGAATTGCTTCAGTTTTCTGAAGGAATTCAGAACGGTGTATTTACTAATGTGGCCGAAACTGAATGCGTGCTTTCGCACGAGTTGGCAGACGCGGCTTTGGAATCAATTAAAGCAGGCGAGGCCATCGATTTCAAAGCCTTTACTGGACGAAACTGA
- a CDS encoding VWA domain-containing protein translates to MMGDITFNNPELLWLLLLLLPMVAYYVFLQRKNRVEFRYSNVATSVGAEASFKGKLVHVPFVLRMLAISLIIVVLARPQSTSSWQDVTTEGIDIVMALDISGSMLAEDFKPNRLEAAKKVAKTFIGSRPNDRLGLVVFAGESFTQCPLTTDHSVILNLFNDVKSGMLQDGTAIGMGLGTSIKRLKDSEAISKVVILLTDGDNNSGSIAPGTAAEIAKEFGIRVYTIGVGTRGTAPYPQVDPFGRTVYTDMEVKINEELLTRIAEMTGGKYFRATDNASLEEVYTEIDELEKSKIDVTEYRKRKEEFLPFAIVALLLLGIEVLLKQTVLRSIV, encoded by the coding sequence ATGATGGGCGATATCACATTCAATAATCCTGAACTGCTTTGGCTGCTGCTTCTGTTGCTGCCGATGGTGGCCTACTACGTTTTCCTACAAAGGAAAAACCGGGTAGAATTCAGGTATTCGAATGTGGCAACTTCCGTTGGGGCTGAAGCCAGTTTCAAAGGGAAGTTGGTTCATGTGCCATTTGTGCTCAGAATGTTGGCTATTTCCTTGATCATTGTGGTGTTGGCAAGACCACAATCAACCAGTAGTTGGCAAGATGTGACCACAGAAGGAATTGATATCGTCATGGCTTTGGATATCTCAGGTTCCATGTTGGCCGAAGATTTCAAACCGAATAGGCTTGAAGCCGCCAAAAAAGTGGCCAAGACATTTATCGGTAGTCGCCCGAATGATCGATTGGGTTTGGTGGTGTTTGCTGGGGAGAGTTTCACGCAATGTCCGCTTACCACCGATCATTCGGTCATTCTCAATCTTTTCAATGATGTGAAGAGTGGTATGCTTCAGGATGGTACGGCAATCGGTATGGGGCTTGGTACTTCCATTAAGCGATTGAAAGACAGCGAAGCCATCAGTAAAGTGGTCATTCTTCTAACTGATGGAGACAACAACTCAGGATCTATTGCGCCAGGAACCGCTGCTGAGATTGCCAAGGAATTCGGCATTCGTGTTTACACCATTGGTGTTGGAACTCGCGGAACAGCGCCTTATCCGCAAGTAGATCCATTCGGAAGAACGGTTTATACTGATATGGAAGTGAAGATCAATGAAGAACTATTGACTCGAATTGCCGAAATGACAGGAGGAAAGTATTTCAGAGCCACGGATAATGCCAGTTTGGAAGAGGTTTATACGGAGATTGATGAACTAGAGAAATCGAAGATTGATGTGACAGAATACCGCAAGCGCAAAGAGGAGTTTTTGCCTTTTGCCATTGTAGCCTTGCTGTTGCTTGGTATTGAAGTATTGTTGAAACAAACCGTTCTACGAAGTATAGTGTAA
- a CDS encoding glycoside hydrolase family 5 protein, translated as MHIQSLFSTKTNAASVLWFVLLLFIAGCKKDNGPDVAGKQLYAIRGENPGIYDHQGRFMILRGANYNVLGDYWEGNANVPATKEYAATDMAMMAHYGFNCIRLIFSWSSLEPQPGQYDEGYIAQIRSVITEADKYGIYVMLDMHQDAWGKYIATHPDSSCTYPSKGWDGAPAWATLTDGATNCSVDGSRENAPAVYHAFQNFWDNTDGVQDACIAAWQHLVTAIAAYDNVLGYDLLNEPGLGYKVPVEQEMLKMSNYYATLITAIRNAEGSKNEHIIFVENAITWNGQGTLAGVPNPQFSAEDNLMLAPHSYFEAIGPSSATIEDGYLLYQFVSSNFQSKAFIGEWGFFGNPADDVEKVKRFAAIEDSYFGSSTWWQWCQAPGDPHGMSWDGATYDQTSMHLIELDASGNFTGNVNELYLNVLSRTRPNAIHGNPVALISNSNDGMMHFEAIATTEGVTELWISDRFGTPVVSGENVSLKELVPVDGGYLASVTVNGSYTIDVSF; from the coding sequence ATGCATATTCAATCACTATTCTCAACAAAAACGAATGCGGCCTCTGTGCTATGGTTTGTACTGCTTCTTTTTATTGCAGGATGCAAAAAGGATAACGGGCCGGATGTTGCAGGTAAACAGTTGTATGCCATTCGGGGAGAAAACCCTGGTATTTATGATCATCAAGGTCGTTTCATGATCTTAAGAGGAGCGAATTACAACGTATTGGGCGATTATTGGGAGGGAAATGCAAATGTTCCCGCAACCAAGGAATATGCCGCAACAGATATGGCCATGATGGCCCATTACGGATTCAATTGTATTCGATTGATCTTCAGTTGGAGTAGTTTGGAACCTCAGCCTGGACAGTATGACGAAGGCTATATTGCTCAAATCCGCTCAGTGATTACAGAAGCCGATAAATACGGCATTTATGTCATGCTCGATATGCACCAAGATGCTTGGGGTAAATACATTGCCACCCATCCAGATTCATCCTGTACTTACCCAAGTAAGGGCTGGGATGGAGCTCCTGCGTGGGCCACACTTACGGATGGAGCCACCAATTGCAGTGTTGATGGAAGTCGCGAGAATGCACCTGCAGTGTATCACGCCTTTCAAAACTTTTGGGATAATACCGATGGTGTTCAGGATGCTTGCATTGCTGCTTGGCAGCATCTCGTTACGGCAATAGCAGCTTATGATAATGTGCTAGGATACGACCTACTGAACGAACCAGGCTTAGGCTATAAAGTGCCTGTTGAGCAAGAAATGTTGAAGATGTCGAACTATTACGCCACCTTGATCACAGCCATCAGAAATGCTGAAGGTTCAAAGAATGAGCACATCATATTTGTAGAGAATGCCATTACTTGGAATGGACAAGGAACACTTGCTGGTGTTCCTAATCCACAATTCTCAGCAGAAGACAACCTGATGCTTGCCCCACATAGTTACTTCGAAGCTATTGGTCCATCGTCTGCCACTATTGAAGATGGCTATCTTTTGTATCAGTTCGTTAGTTCGAATTTTCAGTCTAAGGCCTTTATTGGCGAGTGGGGTTTTTTCGGAAACCCTGCTGATGATGTGGAAAAGGTGAAACGTTTTGCTGCCATTGAAGATTCTTACTTCGGTTCGTCCACTTGGTGGCAGTGGTGCCAAGCTCCGGGTGATCCTCATGGAATGAGCTGGGATGGCGCTACGTATGATCAAACTTCCATGCACTTGATCGAGTTGGATGCTTCGGGCAATTTTACTGGAAATGTAAACGAACTTTATCTCAACGTGCTCAGTCGAACACGCCCTAATGCTATACATGGCAATCCTGTTGCGCTCATTTCAAACTCGAACGATGGAATGATGCATTTTGAAGCCATTGCCACAACAGAGGGCGTTACTGAACTTTGGATATCCGATAGATTCGGTACACCTGTGGTGAGCGGAGAGAATGTCTCGCTGAAAGAATTAGTTCCTGTTGATGGTGGTTATCTCGCTTCCGTTACGGTAAACGGAAGCTACACGATTGATGTGAGCTTTTGA